One stretch of Variovorax sp. 54 DNA includes these proteins:
- a CDS encoding AraC family transcriptional regulator, producing MPRDSRSEYEWRMHKVLAHIDDHLDEALDLAVLADVAHFSAYHFHRLFAAWAGETLGDYIRRRRVEVAALRLATQPRLSVLEAAVSVGFGSGEAFTRAFRAHFGSAPSAWRASHDWSLPCDAPSRNSNPDQIALHGFTKNGSPTRNPAHEEPPVNVQLITRSPVTIACLRYTGPFGAPVGEFWATKVAPWIGAHNLWSHARYGISHDDPSITAPEHSRYDACVEVPEDFVPDGGFQKTVLPGGRYASLRFQGLPAEINDAWTRLMRDWLPASGFQFDSRPAFEYYGPGMAFDEKTGAFECDICIPIAPL from the coding sequence ATGCCGCGCGACAGCCGCTCCGAGTACGAATGGCGCATGCACAAGGTGCTGGCGCACATCGACGACCACCTGGACGAGGCGCTCGATCTCGCGGTGCTGGCCGACGTGGCGCATTTCTCGGCGTACCACTTCCATCGCCTCTTCGCGGCCTGGGCCGGCGAGACGCTGGGCGACTACATCCGGCGCCGCCGCGTGGAGGTGGCAGCACTGCGGCTCGCGACGCAACCGCGCCTGTCGGTGCTCGAGGCGGCGGTGTCGGTGGGCTTCGGTTCGGGCGAGGCGTTCACCCGCGCGTTCCGCGCGCATTTCGGCAGCGCGCCCAGCGCGTGGCGTGCATCGCACGACTGGTCTTTGCCCTGCGACGCTCCCTCACGCAATAGCAATCCTGATCAGATCGCCCTGCACGGCTTCACAAAGAATGGATCTCCAACGCGCAATCCCGCGCACGAGGAGCCACCTGTGAATGTCCAGCTGATCACCCGCTCTCCCGTCACCATCGCCTGCCTGCGCTACACCGGCCCGTTCGGCGCGCCGGTGGGCGAGTTCTGGGCCACGAAGGTCGCGCCCTGGATCGGCGCGCACAACCTGTGGTCGCATGCCCGCTACGGCATCAGCCATGACGACCCGAGCATCACCGCGCCCGAGCACTCGCGCTACGACGCCTGCGTGGAAGTGCCCGAGGACTTCGTGCCCGACGGTGGTTTCCAGAAAACGGTGCTGCCGGGCGGGCGCTATGCCTCGCTGAGATTCCAGGGGCTGCCCGCGGAGATCAACGATGCGTGGACACGCCTGATGCGCGACTGGCTGCCCGCCAGCGGCTTCCAGTTCGACAGCCGACCCGCATTCGAGTACTACGGGCCCGGCATGGCCTTCGACGAGAAGACCGGCGCGTTCGAATGCGACATCTGCATTCCGATCGCGCCGCTCTGA
- a CDS encoding LysR substrate-binding domain-containing protein codes for MRRKIPPLQTLVCFDAAARHESYTRAAQELALTQSAVSRQVGSLEAFLGVALFRRTRHGVALTASGAAYARQIARRLEAMERDTLDAMAHQGEGGSLSLAAVPTFATRWLVPRLRGFAALQPDVVVHIETRTRPFLFADAEFDAALYAGTPAQVENWAGTRAVLLMHEDVVPVCSPSLLPDGQAVSPDAIAQMPLLQQSTRPDGWRQWFDAQQIDAPNARGGPRYELFSILAAAASHGLGVALMPTMLVADELARGELVVACPRALSAERSYYLVTPERADQRPLLKLFSDWLLGQARQG; via the coding sequence ATGCGCCGCAAGATCCCACCCCTGCAAACCCTCGTGTGCTTCGACGCCGCCGCGCGCCACGAGAGCTACACCCGCGCCGCGCAGGAACTGGCGCTCACGCAGAGCGCGGTGTCGCGCCAGGTCGGGTCGCTCGAGGCCTTCCTGGGCGTGGCGCTGTTCCGCCGCACGCGGCACGGCGTGGCGCTCACGGCCAGCGGCGCCGCCTACGCGCGCCAGATCGCGCGCCGCCTGGAGGCCATGGAGCGCGACACGCTCGACGCCATGGCGCACCAGGGCGAAGGCGGATCGCTGTCGCTGGCGGCAGTGCCCACCTTCGCCACGCGCTGGCTGGTGCCGCGCCTGCGCGGTTTTGCGGCGCTGCAGCCCGACGTGGTGGTGCACATCGAGACGCGCACCCGCCCCTTCCTGTTCGCCGACGCCGAGTTCGACGCCGCGCTGTACGCGGGCACGCCCGCGCAGGTCGAGAACTGGGCGGGCACGCGCGCTGTGTTGCTGATGCATGAAGACGTGGTGCCCGTGTGCAGCCCTTCGCTGCTGCCCGACGGCCAGGCCGTGTCGCCCGATGCCATCGCGCAGATGCCGCTGCTGCAGCAGAGCACACGCCCCGACGGCTGGCGCCAGTGGTTCGACGCGCAACAGATCGACGCGCCCAACGCGCGTGGCGGCCCGCGCTATGAGTTGTTCTCGATCCTTGCGGCGGCGGCCTCACACGGGCTCGGGGTCGCGCTGATGCCGACCATGCTGGTGGCGGACGAGCTGGCGCGCGGCGAACTGGTGGTGGCCTGTCCTCGGGCGCTGTCGGCGGAGCGCAGCTATTACCTGGTGACGCCGGAGCGGGCGGATCAGCGGCCGTTGTTGAAGTTGTTCAGTGATTGGTTGTTGGGGCAGGCCCGCCAAGGTTGA